A single window of Sandaracinaceae bacterium DNA harbors:
- a CDS encoding peptidase MA family metallohydrolase → MRRTRVIQLVLAMLAGATLVWSLQRTPAARTPAPAPVAELQAVEPPAEAPRESSTAAPPPPVSAGAPPGCPEDEEDPPGFVRPSLWDVLSIRTQELRDRLPQLSRDASEPMRAGLRAMREHPLDAIEQLRSAPDRDRDGFDVAVAGATHMGMGALAGQEARTAHRIAAWLAREAPHDEATHVFEALVAERAHARADARRALEQAYALAPDEPAIALAAARAASDAGDFEGAAARGRRYLDLVPEDTRVTTWTQRMDARAEMARALERRTFDGVTLRWPRRGVTPERVDGVQRALTDALEETATLTGERRRDALTVVIWASRDDMRRATCAPAWSGGIFDGVLHLDVQGVTAPDWARTARHEATHAQLAEVDGPIPHWLNEGLAQHLEGPPRSSVLRSWQRMVERGAVIPFASLEGQLLVIDDPDDARLAYHQSLAMFAFLLERRGARGVREAFSEVEAGRPEDILSRLVPGADGAQLRAFLARR, encoded by the coding sequence TGCTGGCCGGGGCGACGCTCGTCTGGTCGCTGCAGCGGACGCCCGCGGCGCGCACGCCCGCGCCCGCGCCGGTCGCCGAGCTCCAGGCCGTGGAGCCGCCGGCCGAGGCCCCGCGCGAGAGCTCGACCGCGGCGCCGCCGCCCCCCGTGTCGGCGGGCGCGCCGCCGGGGTGTCCGGAGGACGAGGAGGACCCGCCGGGCTTCGTGCGCCCGTCGCTGTGGGACGTGCTGTCGATCCGGACGCAGGAGCTGCGGGATCGGCTGCCGCAGCTCTCGCGCGACGCGAGCGAGCCCATGCGCGCGGGGCTGCGCGCCATGCGGGAGCATCCGCTCGACGCCATCGAGCAGCTCCGGAGCGCGCCCGACCGCGATCGAGACGGGTTCGACGTGGCCGTGGCGGGCGCGACGCACATGGGCATGGGCGCGCTCGCCGGTCAGGAGGCGCGGACCGCGCACCGGATCGCCGCGTGGCTCGCGCGCGAGGCGCCTCACGACGAGGCCACGCACGTCTTCGAGGCGCTGGTGGCCGAGCGCGCGCACGCGCGGGCCGACGCGCGCCGCGCGCTCGAGCAGGCCTACGCGCTGGCCCCCGACGAGCCGGCGATCGCGCTCGCCGCGGCGCGGGCCGCGAGCGACGCGGGCGACTTCGAAGGCGCGGCCGCGCGCGGGCGGCGCTACCTGGACCTCGTCCCCGAGGACACGCGCGTGACCACCTGGACCCAGCGGATGGACGCGCGAGCCGAGATGGCGCGCGCGCTCGAGCGCCGCACGTTCGACGGCGTGACCCTCCGATGGCCGCGTCGGGGCGTCACACCCGAGCGCGTCGACGGCGTCCAGCGCGCGCTGACGGACGCGCTCGAGGAGACCGCGACCCTCACGGGCGAGCGGCGGCGCGACGCGCTCACCGTCGTGATCTGGGCGAGCCGCGACGACATGCGTCGCGCCACCTGCGCGCCGGCGTGGAGCGGCGGGATCTTCGACGGCGTGCTGCACCTCGACGTGCAGGGCGTCACCGCGCCGGACTGGGCGCGCACGGCGCGGCACGAGGCGACGCACGCGCAGCTCGCCGAGGTCGACGGCCCGATCCCCCACTGGCTCAACGAGGGCCTCGCCCAGCACCTCGAGGGCCCTCCGCGGTCCTCGGTCCTGCGCTCGTGGCAGCGCATGGTCGAGCGGGGCGCGGTGATCCCCTTCGCCTCGCTCGAGGGGCAGCTGCTCGTGATCGACGACCCCGACGACGCCCGGCTCGCCTACCACCAGAGCCTGGCGATGTTCGCCTTCCTCCTCGAGCGTCGCGGGGCGCGCGGCGTGCGCGAGGCGTTCTCCGAGGTCGAGGCCGGGCGCCCGGAAGACATCCTGTCGCGTCTCGTGCCCGGCGCGGACGGAGCGCAGCTGCGCGCCTTCCTCGCGCGACGCTAG